One Fibrobacter sp. UWB16 DNA window includes the following coding sequences:
- a CDS encoding BamA/TamA family outer membrane protein, giving the protein MKLWWRNILYVVTVLLLGAVLCHASECRIERVEWVGEHSEFEELSMNDVVGAPCGSWRAAKQKLLRYYEDRGFVGAKLDVAVDSAGVMRCEFVRGSAWVWASSENLDSGATDAEVFAQLTGLEIGEKVSLSDLERSERKLSRLGYYEKTADVRLFRDPVRNRIIPAYSMRAAPISAAEGFLTYSSDENVWEGKINLELFNILGTGRDLQMEGYSQSDSRRLEGSYRERFIFGTAWDVLVRGFFEDDSLSRDSRLELGVSRNVGFNFDVAVFVGIGNDEKSSTFELSYVSFDRSVLPRSGTSFDLSLAWMMDRPDSLDSYLRLQSSLVYYVPLWKNFIVRYSAAAGALLPSGGSFAREDLFSLGGINSFKGMMYGFMRTRAYGFSQAAFLWQDGYDLSIELFYQPGIYRRMKPFHGWAREHDYGIGFTQYRKAWSFSIYYALRNGCDYLDGVLGFGVKTLF; this is encoded by the coding sequence ATGAAGTTGTGGTGGCGAAATATTTTGTACGTTGTGACGGTGCTCTTGTTGGGCGCAGTTTTGTGCCATGCGTCCGAGTGCCGTATTGAACGCGTGGAATGGGTGGGGGAGCATAGCGAGTTTGAAGAGCTTTCGATGAATGATGTTGTCGGGGCACCTTGTGGTTCCTGGCGTGCGGCAAAGCAGAAACTGTTGCGCTATTATGAGGACCGTGGGTTTGTTGGTGCTAAATTGGATGTCGCAGTGGACAGTGCTGGCGTCATGCGTTGCGAGTTTGTACGTGGCAGCGCGTGGGTGTGGGCTAGTTCGGAAAACCTTGATTCGGGAGCGACTGATGCTGAAGTCTTTGCTCAATTGACTGGGCTTGAAATTGGCGAAAAAGTTTCGCTTTCGGACTTGGAGCGCTCGGAGCGCAAGCTTTCGCGTTTGGGCTATTACGAAAAGACTGCCGATGTGCGCTTGTTCCGCGATCCTGTGCGCAACCGCATTATTCCGGCGTATTCCATGCGGGCGGCTCCGATTTCTGCAGCCGAAGGATTCCTCACGTATTCGAGCGATGAGAATGTCTGGGAAGGTAAGATCAATCTCGAATTGTTCAACATCTTGGGGACGGGGCGCGATTTGCAGATGGAGGGCTATTCGCAGAGCGATTCTAGACGGCTAGAAGGCTCGTATCGCGAACGCTTTATCTTTGGGACGGCCTGGGATGTGCTTGTGCGCGGGTTCTTTGAAGATGATTCGCTGTCACGCGATTCGCGTTTGGAACTTGGCGTGTCGCGAAATGTGGGCTTTAACTTTGATGTGGCGGTATTCGTGGGCATTGGCAATGACGAGAAAAGTTCGACGTTTGAACTTTCGTACGTGTCGTTTGACCGGAGCGTTTTGCCTCGGAGCGGAACGTCGTTTGATTTGTCTCTGGCGTGGATGATGGACCGCCCGGATTCGCTTGATAGCTATTTGCGTTTGCAATCATCGCTTGTGTATTACGTGCCTTTGTGGAAGAACTTTATTGTGCGTTATTCGGCGGCGGCCGGTGCGTTGCTCCCGTCGGGGGGCTCGTTTGCACGCGAGGACTTGTTTAGCTTGGGCGGCATCAATTCGTTCAAGGGGATGATGTATGGCTTTATGCGGACGCGCGCATACGGATTTTCGCAGGCGGCTTTTTTATGGCAAGATGGCTACGATTTGTCGATTGAGCTTTTCTACCAGCCGGGGATCTATAGGCGGATGAAACCGTTCCACGGGTGGGCGCGCGAGCACGATTATGGCATCGGGTTTACGCAGTACCGCAAGGCCTGGAGCTTTAGCATTTACTATGCGCTCC
- a CDS encoding roadblock/LC7 domain-containing protein, which yields MSDYTIYSDDANKVRRLMMAYQASVKCEYVVLCHRDGNIIAEVGSLGSDLDATPLAVLSIAAFDSSRQIGVMLGGEKFQSVSFTGENRSVYISPVDQSLLLVQVFNGGRLPNRIEDFNRLLVEKLEDAVPAFTQNTSSLVR from the coding sequence ATGAGCGATTATACAATTTATTCTGATGATGCTAACAAAGTGCGTCGCTTGATGATGGCCTACCAGGCCAGTGTCAAGTGCGAATATGTTGTTCTTTGCCATCGTGATGGAAACATCATTGCCGAAGTCGGTTCCCTTGGATCTGACCTTGATGCAACGCCCCTTGCGGTTTTGAGTATCGCCGCGTTTGACTCTTCCCGTCAGATTGGGGTGATGCTTGGCGGCGAAAAGTTCCAGTCCGTATCGTTTACGGGCGAGAACCGTTCCGTTTATATTTCTCCAGTGGACCAGTCGCTTTTGCTTGTGCAGGTCTTTAACGGAGGAAGACTCCCGAACCGTATTGAAGACTTTAACCGCTTGCTGGTCGAAAAGCTGGAGGACGCCGTTCCTGCGTTTACGCAGAATACGAGCAGTCTTGTTCGTTAG
- the rpsT gene encoding 30S ribosomal protein S20, which produces MPQHKSCKKRLLQAEKANAMNRSTRSAIRASLKVIRTAATKAAALEEMPKLFSMLDKAAVSHRAGFCANRAANYKAKVAKVINGLA; this is translated from the coding sequence GTGCCTCAACACAAGTCTTGCAAAAAGCGTTTGCTCCAGGCCGAAAAGGCCAACGCAATGAACCGTTCCACCCGTAGCGCTATCCGTGCTAGCCTCAAGGTTATCCGCACTGCTGCTACGAAAGCCGCTGCCCTCGAAGAAATGCCGAAGCTCTTCAGCATGCTCGACAAGGCTGCCGTTTCTCACCGCGCTGGTTTCTGCGCCAACCGTGCTGCCAACTACAAGGCCAAGGTTGCTAAGGTCATCAACGGCCTCGCTTAA
- a CDS encoding DegT/DnrJ/EryC1/StrS aminotransferase family protein has protein sequence MIPFINVRAQREAYLSEFKQAEQDVLDSGCFIGGPVVQALESELAEFTGAKHAITCGSGTDALTIALLALGLQPEDEVIVPDFTFIAPAECVMRLGGIPKFADIDPETLQVSAESIAKLITPKTKGIIAVNLFGQCAPYAEIQECARANSLWLIEDSAQAFGATQNGVPACTFGDISITSFYPAKPLGCYGDGGALFTANDELAQKIRLIANHGSQQRYIHEICGMNSRLDALQAAVLRVKLRHFKDELKKRSENARKYSEFFNAVPGIAPQEIANGNMSTYAQYTVLAEDRKSFIEKLDAAEIPYCIHYPQPLHTQPCFKGLSASRDCASNAMEACQKVVSLPMCAFTDVEEIIARLRKTTI, from the coding sequence ATGATTCCGTTTATCAATGTACGTGCACAGCGCGAAGCCTATTTATCCGAATTTAAGCAAGCCGAACAGGATGTCCTCGACAGCGGTTGCTTTATCGGAGGACCAGTCGTACAAGCGCTGGAATCTGAACTTGCGGAATTCACAGGCGCAAAGCACGCCATCACCTGCGGTAGCGGAACGGACGCATTAACAATCGCCCTCCTCGCCCTAGGGCTTCAACCGGAAGACGAAGTCATCGTTCCAGACTTTACCTTTATCGCCCCCGCCGAATGCGTGATGCGCCTCGGAGGCATCCCGAAATTTGCAGATATCGACCCGGAAACGCTCCAAGTCAGCGCCGAAAGTATCGCAAAGCTCATTACGCCAAAGACCAAGGGCATTATCGCGGTAAACCTCTTTGGCCAGTGCGCCCCGTATGCAGAAATCCAGGAATGCGCCCGCGCAAACAGCCTTTGGCTGATCGAAGACTCGGCACAGGCGTTCGGGGCCACGCAAAACGGAGTCCCAGCCTGCACGTTCGGGGACATTTCCATCACAAGCTTTTACCCGGCCAAGCCACTCGGCTGTTACGGGGACGGCGGAGCGCTCTTCACCGCAAACGATGAACTTGCACAAAAAATCCGCCTCATCGCAAACCACGGCAGCCAACAGCGATACATTCACGAAATCTGCGGCATGAACAGCAGACTAGATGCCCTCCAGGCAGCAGTCCTTCGTGTGAAGCTCCGTCATTTCAAGGACGAGCTCAAGAAACGCAGCGAGAATGCCCGCAAGTACAGCGAGTTTTTCAACGCAGTTCCGGGAATCGCGCCGCAAGAAATCGCAAACGGCAACATGAGCACGTATGCGCAATACACTGTATTAGCGGAAGACCGCAAATCCTTTATCGAAAAACTAGACGCCGCGGAAATTCCGTACTGCATCCACTACCCGCAGCCGCTGCACACGCAGCCATGCTTCAAAGGCCTCAGTGCATCACGAGATTGCGCCAGCAACGCCATGGAAGCCTGCCAAAAAGTCGTCAGCCTCCCCATGTGCGCGTTTACAGATGTCGAAGAAATTATTGCGAGACTCCGCAAAACGACAATCTAA
- a CDS encoding Cof-type HAD-IIB family hydrolase has product MKLLFTDLDGTLLDDEKNISQADMASIQAMIGAGHKFVMTTGRPLTSVKHIAEKYGFLKPGYFLVSFNGGLIYDCGTEQPILTRRIAVDQVKFVMDEAHKRGMHAHTYAGDLVVSEYETEQLKTYCRLMKMDYVVVDDIRNYYGGGNGNDGPINVVVKPPIKVNVITPFEHSSLVDFRTEMRTVTAGKLFDVFSKPEMLEFSHMLSNKGAAVRYMADFYHEPIENTIAVGDEENDCPMIEAAGVGVAMANASPAAKAVANYVTEHDNNHSGITEVIEKFVL; this is encoded by the coding sequence ATGAAACTTTTATTTACTGATTTAGACGGCACGCTCCTCGACGACGAGAAGAATATTAGCCAGGCAGACATGGCTTCAATCCAGGCGATGATCGGGGCTGGACACAAGTTCGTGATGACGACGGGGCGCCCGCTCACAAGCGTAAAGCACATTGCCGAAAAGTACGGCTTCTTGAAGCCGGGATATTTTCTGGTCAGCTTTAATGGCGGGCTCATCTATGACTGCGGAACCGAACAGCCGATTTTGACACGCCGCATCGCTGTGGATCAGGTGAAGTTCGTCATGGACGAAGCCCACAAACGCGGAATGCACGCACACACTTATGCGGGCGATTTGGTGGTCTCGGAATACGAGACGGAACAGCTCAAAACGTATTGCCGCTTGATGAAAATGGATTATGTTGTTGTAGATGATATCCGCAATTATTATGGTGGGGGTAATGGCAATGATGGCCCCATCAATGTGGTAGTCAAGCCGCCGATCAAGGTAAACGTGATTACGCCGTTTGAACATTCGAGTCTCGTGGATTTCCGCACCGAGATGCGGACGGTTACAGCGGGCAAGCTGTTCGACGTGTTCAGCAAACCTGAAATGCTTGAGTTCTCGCACATGCTTTCGAACAAAGGCGCTGCTGTGCGCTACATGGCAGACTTCTATCACGAGCCGATTGAAAATACGATTGCCGTGGGCGATGAAGAAAACGATTGCCCGATGATCGAAGCGGCTGGTGTCGGGGTGGCTATGGCGAATGCGTCACCGGCGGCAAAGGCTGTCGCCAATTACGTGACCGAGCACGACAACAACCACTCCGGAATTACTGAAGTTATTGAGAAATTTGTGTTGTAG
- a CDS encoding bifunctional oligoribonuclease/PAP phosphatase NrnA: MQIDDLLKEAKSVAIFGHVRPDGDCVGSTLGLYNYICDNYPTTKVRIFLERFPENYKILSNSNEINEFYSDEFGSFDLAFLLDSSTFDRIGANGESCLKAAKKTCNIDHHVSNPQNLCDVNYVDAKASSACEVLYFLLDPSKVSKATAECLYLGIVHDTGAFKFSSTGHKTMTVIGDLLEKGIDFTRIINETYYTRTYTQTLVTGYVMMSSKLALDGKVVYSYITPEDMDRYSVTPVELSSVIDTLREVTGTEVAIFLYPVNGEYKISLRSNYVVDVNKVAGAFGGGGHVRAAGASSKDSPEETIAKLLKVIQEQL; encoded by the coding sequence ATGCAAATCGATGATTTACTGAAAGAAGCAAAAAGTGTTGCCATTTTTGGGCACGTACGCCCTGACGGAGACTGCGTGGGCTCTACACTTGGTCTTTACAACTACATCTGCGACAACTACCCGACTACGAAAGTCCGCATTTTCTTGGAACGCTTCCCGGAAAACTACAAGATTCTCTCCAATTCCAACGAAATTAACGAATTTTACAGCGATGAGTTTGGCTCGTTCGATTTGGCATTCCTTTTGGATTCATCCACATTCGACCGAATCGGCGCAAACGGCGAAAGCTGCCTCAAAGCAGCTAAAAAGACTTGCAACATCGACCACCACGTCAGCAATCCGCAGAATCTCTGCGACGTCAATTACGTGGATGCAAAGGCAAGTTCCGCATGCGAAGTCCTCTACTTTTTACTCGACCCGAGCAAAGTCAGCAAGGCAACCGCAGAATGTTTGTACCTCGGCATCGTGCATGACACAGGAGCCTTCAAGTTCAGCAGCACAGGCCACAAGACGATGACGGTCATTGGCGACTTGCTTGAAAAAGGCATCGACTTCACGCGCATCATCAACGAGACGTACTACACGAGAACGTATACCCAGACACTCGTAACAGGCTATGTGATGATGAGCAGCAAACTCGCCCTCGACGGAAAAGTCGTCTACAGCTACATCACGCCCGAAGACATGGACCGCTATTCAGTGACTCCGGTTGAACTCAGCAGTGTCATCGACACCTTGCGCGAAGTCACCGGCACTGAAGTCGCCATATTTCTCTATCCAGTCAACGGCGAATACAAGATCAGCCTGCGCAGCAATTACGTTGTCGATGTCAACAAAGTTGCAGGAGCATTTGGCGGAGGCGGTCACGTCCGTGCTGCTGGCGCAAGCTCCAAGGACTCTCCCGAAGAAACGATTGCAAAGCTATTGAAAGTCATCCAAGAACAGCTTTAA